A part of Vigna radiata var. radiata cultivar VC1973A unplaced genomic scaffold, Vradiata_ver6 scaffold_285, whole genome shotgun sequence genomic DNA contains:
- the LOC106779408 gene encoding pyruvate kinase, cytosolic isozyme encodes MEKKGVKAKTKIVCTLGPSSRSVEMLEKLLKAGMNVARFNFSHGSHSYHQETLDNLRNAMNNTGILCAVMLDTKGPEIRTGFLKEGKPIQIHRGQEITITTDYSIKGDEKMISMSYKKLAHHLSPGCNILCADGTISFTVLECNKENGLVRCRCENSAVLGERKNVNLPGVVVDLPTLTEKDKEDILGWGVPNKIDIIALSFVRKGSDLVEVRNLLGEHAKNILLMSKVENQEGIANFDEILANSDAFMVARGDLGMEIPIEKIFLAQKVMIHKSNVQGKPVVTATQMLESMIKSPRPTRAEATDVANAVLDGTDCVMLSGETAAGAYPDIAVQTMARICSEAESFIDYDDLFKRIMETAPTPMTPLESMASAAVRTAKCINAALILVLTRGGTTSKLVAKYRPSMPILSVVVPEITTDSFEWFCSDEAPARHSLIYRGLIPVLAAGSLGASQTESTQETIKFALSYAKENDLCAPGDSIVALLRVETSTVIKILDVS; translated from the exons ATGGAGAAAAAGGGTGTGAAGGCAAAGACTAAGATCGTATGCACTTTGGGACCATCAAGTAGGTCTGTGGAGATGCTGGAGAAGCTTCTCAAGGCAGGGATGAACGTGGCTCGCTTCAACTTCTCTCATGGCTCTCACTCTTATCACCAAGAGACCCTTGACAATCTCAGGAATGCAATGAACAACACTGGCATTCTATGTGCTGTCATGTTGGATACCAAG GGTCCAGAGATCAGAACTGGGTTTCTGAAAGAAGGGAAACCTATACAAATCCATAGGGGACAAGAAATCACAATTACAACTGATTACAGTATAAAGGGTGATGAGAAGATGATCAGCATGAGCTACAAGAAGTTGGCACACCATTTGAGTCCAGGGTGTAATATTCTGTGTGCTGATGGGACAATCAGCTTCACTGTCTTGGAATGTAACAAGGAGAATGGCCTGGTTCGATGTCGGTGTGAAAATTCTGCAGTTTTGGGCGAGAGGAAGAATGTTAATCTTCCCGGAGTGGTTGTTGATCTTCCAACCTTGACAGAGAAGGACAAGGAAGACATTCTGGGGTGGGGGGTTCCTAATAAGATTGACATCATTGCTCTCTCTTTTGTTAGAAAAGGTTCAGACCTTGTAGAGGTCAGAAATCTACTTGGAGAGCATGCAAAAAACATACTTCTTATGTCCAAG GTTGAAAATCAAGAGGGCATTGCCAATTTTGATGAGATACTTGCAAATTCAGACGCATTCATGGTGGCAAGGGGCGACTTGGGAATGGAAATTCCAATAGAGAAAATCTTTCTTGCTCAGAAAGTAATGATTCACAAATCAAACGTACAAGGCAAGCCTGTGGTAACTGCCACCCAGATGTTAGAGTCCATGATCAAATCACCCCGACCTACGCGAGCCGAGGCCACTGATGTTGCCAATGCAGTCCTTGATGGCACTGACTGTGTTATGCTTAGTGGGGAAACTGCTGCAGGAGCCTATCCAGATATTGCAGTTCAAACCATGGCTAGAATCTGTTCTGAAGCAGAAAGTTTCATAGACTATGATGATTTGTTCAAAAGAATTATGGAAACAGCTCCCACTCCAATGACTCCTTTGGAGAGCATGGCTTCAGCAGCAGTCAGGACTGCAAAGTGCATCAATGCTGCTCTAATCTTAGTGCTGACTAGAGGTGGAACCACTTCAAAACTTGTGGCCAAGTATAGACCCAGCATGCCTATTCTTTCTGTGGTAGTTCCTGAGATAACCACAGATTCTTTTGAATGGTTCTGCAGTGACGAAGCTCCTGCAAGGCATAGTCTTATCTACCGCGGCCTAATACCTGTCTTGGCCGCTGGTTCTCTTGGAGCCTCCCAGACTGAGTCAACACAAGAAACCATAAAGTTTGCTCTTTCATATGCAAAGGAAAATGACTTGTGCGCCCCTGGAGATAGTATTGTAGCACTGCTCCGAGTTGAAACCTCTACTGTGATCAAGATACTGGATGTTTCTTAA